Within Bacteroidales bacterium, the genomic segment ATAGTAAAAGAAATGCGGCTAAATCCAAACTTAATGCGGGCGATTTGGTAAAAGCTAAAGAATTAATAGATTTAGCTGTAAATCACGAAAAAACTAAAAATGATACCAAAACTTGGTTATATTATGGTCAGATTTATGCCCAAATAGGTGCAAATACAGATGAAGCTATTAAAAGCTTGGACACAAATGCATTAGAGAAGTCTTTAGAAGCTTATAAAAAAGCAAGTAAATTAGACGAAAAAAATACTTTATATCTTGATTTATCAACTAATGTACTTCAGCTGGCAAATACTTTTTACGCAAATGGCGTTGCTGCTTACGAAGCAAATTCTTTTGAAAAAGCAATAGATCTATTTGACAAAGCAACTTATACTAACGAAGTTATTGATATTATCGATACTCTAACAATCTATGCTTCAGCATTATCAGCTTCAAGTGGAGAAATAAACGATATAGCTAAAGAAAGATATGCTCAACTAATTGAAATGGGATATAATAAGGCAAACATTTACAGTGAACTTGCTAATGTTTATAAAAAAGAAGAAAATTTTGAAAAGGCAGAAGAAGTTCTTAGAATGGGCCGTGAAAAATTCCCTAATGATAATACTATTCTTATTGCAGAGATTAACATTTTGTTAGGGCAGGGTAGATTTGATGAAGTTATTAGTAAATTGAAA encodes:
- a CDS encoding tetratricopeptide repeat protein produces the protein MKKITVLLVFIFSISLIANAQNSKRNAAKSKLNAGDLVKAKELIDLAVNHEKTKNDTKTWLYYGQIYAQIGANTDEAIKSLDTNALEKSLEAYKKASKLDEKNTLYLDLSTNVLQLANTFYANGVAAYEANSFEKAIDLFDKATYTNEVIDIIDTLTIYASALSASSGEINDIAKERYAQLIEMGYNKANIYSELANVYKKEENFEKAEEVLRMGREKFPNDNTILIAEINILLGQGRFDEVISKLKKSIELEPENASLYLALADSYKEVKDSDNAVFYYKKALEINPDYFLALYNLGHIYYTVAFDLYIEANELSFDETDKYNELMEKANISFLEGLPYFERAYAINPEDGDVLKALRQIYTSTKQMDKLKELNN